Proteins from a single region of Bacillus sp. BGMRC 2118:
- the copZ gene encoding copper chaperone CopZ: MDKVTLNVTGMSCGHCVKAVEGAVGPMDGVSSVKVNLDNGTVDVEFDSSKVTLVQIKEAIDDQGYDVA, from the coding sequence ATGGATAAAGTAACCTTAAACGTAACAGGTATGTCTTGTGGTCATTGTGTGAAAGCTGTAGAAGGTGCAGTTGGACCAATGGATGGAGTGAGTTCAGTAAAGGTAAATTTAGATAATGGAACAGTAGATGTTGAATTTGATTCTTCTAAAGTGACACTTGTTCAAATTAAAGAAGCAATCGATGATCAAGGATATGATGTTGCCTAA
- a CDS encoding metal-sensing transcriptional repressor codes for MEENKHDECCQTQTGVRKSHHSDEVKRNLVSRLNRIEGQIRGVKGLIEKDTYCDDVITQISAIQSALNSVGKILLEGHLKSCVVERIQEGDDEVIDEFLVTIQRLMKK; via the coding sequence ATGGAAGAAAACAAACATGATGAATGTTGCCAGACACAAACGGGCGTACGTAAAAGTCACCACTCCGATGAAGTAAAAAGAAATTTAGTAAGTCGTCTTAACCGAATCGAAGGACAAATTCGCGGGGTAAAAGGACTTATTGAAAAAGATACGTATTGCGATGATGTTATTACTCAAATTTCAGCAATTCAGTCAGCACTAAATAGTGTTGGAAAAATATTATTAGAAGGCCATTTAAAAAGCTGTGTTGTGGAAAGAATACAGGAAGGCGACGACGAAGTCATTGATGAATTTTTAGTTACGATACAACGATTAATGAAAAAATAG
- a CDS encoding DinB family protein, with translation MKNNFHTRNNKAKSLLFYFSRNWIYNKRKRGGGIFMSKSDIIREQEQLVDWAKTLHSIDKMIWFKPFSKGKWGTADVISHFITWDHFMLQHRIPFIEKGLEFPKVDINPEKMNKDASVYARSGIEKQQLIKEYIDTRSQVIERLKLFPEELYAKKITVGSKELSVSEYFASHLEHDNKHVHQIKEFIKDGKNL, from the coding sequence ATGAAAAACAACTTTCACACTAGAAACAACAAGGCAAAGTCCTTGTTGTTTTATTTTTCTAGAAATTGGATATATAATAAGAGAAAACGGGGTGGGGGTATATTCATGAGCAAATCAGATATCATTCGTGAGCAAGAACAACTAGTTGATTGGGCAAAAACATTACATTCAATTGATAAGATGATTTGGTTTAAGCCATTCTCGAAAGGAAAGTGGGGAACTGCAGATGTAATTTCTCACTTTATTACGTGGGATCACTTCATGCTTCAACACCGAATCCCTTTTATTGAAAAAGGATTAGAGTTTCCAAAGGTAGATATAAATCCAGAAAAGATGAACAAAGATGCATCTGTTTATGCAAGATCAGGGATAGAAAAACAGCAGCTAATTAAGGAATATATAGACACTAGAAGTCAGGTAATAGAAAGATTAAAGCTGTTTCCCGAAGAGTTATATGCAAAGAAAATCACAGTTGGAAGCAAGGAGTTAAGCGTCTCAGAGTATTTCGCGTCTCACCTTGAGCACGATAATAAACATGTGCACCAAATCAAAGAATTCATAAAAGATGGAAAAAATTTATAA
- a CDS encoding amino acid permease — MMKLQRGLNKWHGYALMIGGMVGSGIFVVTGEAGGQAGPSVPLGYIVLLPILLASALGYLVFLSTPLGNSPGGAYIHISRTFKNYFVGFIFMWFQYIALLGVMTVMSISFGEFVASLLDFDHPLLIGTVLLLFFFVLNVTGVKWFGKIQLLMTVILFIAILFLVIPGLFFVEFKHYKPMFPFGFEGFLSILPSLFFAYFGFEQLAQAGGEMKNAQKELPKTMIRGSILTMIIYFLVSFVAFGVLPYQQLAASQTAMSDVASIYLPSYGTWIVNIGILMAFATTLNSLMMVVSRILFTFADDRIIPPVLANVSKRTGTPNVALFINVIIVLILLWTNTMNFVMMIALQGMFLMYIGHSIALLALPYKNPDLFAQAQFKPSKTLMLVSGSFAIITLLFFSYKMILSVGDILLVWTILGAVVYTLGKRSGKKANFDYEKQLSH, encoded by the coding sequence ATGATGAAGTTACAAAGAGGATTAAATAAGTGGCATGGTTATGCGTTAATGATTGGCGGTATGGTGGGTTCTGGTATATTTGTTGTGACTGGGGAAGCTGGCGGACAGGCAGGTCCATCTGTACCGTTAGGATATATTGTATTGCTGCCAATTTTGCTAGCATCAGCGTTAGGATATTTAGTGTTTTTAAGCACGCCTTTAGGAAATAGTCCGGGTGGTGCATACATTCATATTAGCCGTACCTTCAAAAACTATTTCGTAGGTTTTATTTTCATGTGGTTTCAATATATTGCATTATTAGGTGTTATGACGGTGATGTCGATATCATTTGGTGAGTTTGTAGCAAGTTTGTTAGATTTCGATCATCCCTTACTAATTGGTACGGTTCTCCTATTATTTTTCTTCGTATTAAATGTTACAGGCGTTAAATGGTTTGGAAAAATTCAGTTACTAATGACGGTTATATTATTTATTGCTATCTTATTTCTCGTAATACCAGGCTTGTTCTTTGTTGAATTTAAACACTATAAGCCTATGTTTCCGTTCGGGTTTGAAGGATTTTTAAGTATATTACCAAGCTTGTTTTTTGCTTACTTCGGTTTTGAACAGCTGGCACAAGCTGGGGGAGAAATGAAAAATGCACAGAAGGAATTACCTAAGACCATGATTCGTGGATCTATCTTAACGATGATTATTTACTTCTTAGTATCTTTTGTAGCATTTGGAGTATTACCTTACCAGCAGCTGGCTGCTTCACAGACGGCTATGTCAGATGTTGCATCCATCTACTTGCCTTCTTATGGCACTTGGATTGTAAACATCGGAATACTAATGGCATTTGCGACAACCTTAAACTCTTTAATGATGGTTGTATCCCGTATATTATTTACCTTCGCAGATGATCGGATTATTCCACCTGTGTTGGCTAATGTAAGTAAAAGAACAGGAACACCAAATGTAGCTTTATTCATTAATGTCATCATTGTACTGATATTACTTTGGACAAACACGATGAATTTTGTCATGATGATTGCCCTGCAAGGAATGTTTTTAATGTATATCGGGCATTCAATCGCATTGCTTGCATTACCTTATAAAAATCCAGATTTATTTGCACAAGCACAATTTAAGCCATCTAAGACACTAATGCTAGTAAGTGGATCATTTGCCATCATTACGTTATTATTTTTCAGCTATAAAATGATTCTCTCCGTAGGTGACATTCTACTTGTATGGACAATACTTGGAGCAGTTGTGTATACATTAGGAAAAAGGTCAGGTAAAAAGGCAAACTTTGATTATGAAAAACAACTTTCACACTAG
- a CDS encoding NERD domain-containing protein → MIVKKNEKPRILLQHEALTKRLPKNHPKQIDIQKNLARRRAGFNGENSVDYYLDYLSSENYHIFHDLRLHDGVHYFQLDLLILTKKFILIIEVKNIAGVLTFDPTFNQIIRYHGEKEEAFPDPILQVKRHRTQLNTWLSSNKLLQLPIETLVLISNPSSTIKVPGNSQLVSQFVIRSSNLLNRLSKLEQKNNVELLTGKELKKLSRLLIKKHESLHSNILEQYEIKTNELYTGVFCSICNYLPIKRIYGNWYCPACRSTNKVDHIQALKEYALLISPTITKTEMAEFLHIDSLAAVKRLIRSMDLPPIGQTKSRTYNLLNL, encoded by the coding sequence ATGATTGTAAAAAAGAATGAAAAACCAAGGATTCTCTTGCAACATGAGGCATTAACGAAGAGATTACCAAAGAATCACCCAAAACAGATTGATATTCAGAAGAATCTGGCTAGACGGAGGGCTGGTTTCAACGGAGAGAATTCAGTAGATTACTACTTAGATTATCTTTCCAGTGAGAACTATCATATCTTTCATGATCTTAGGCTACATGACGGAGTTCACTATTTCCAACTAGATCTTCTAATACTTACAAAAAAATTCATCTTAATTATTGAGGTGAAGAACATAGCAGGTGTACTAACTTTTGATCCAACCTTTAACCAGATTATTCGTTATCATGGTGAGAAGGAAGAAGCGTTCCCCGACCCCATTCTCCAAGTAAAGCGTCACAGAACCCAGCTTAATACATGGTTATCTTCAAATAAATTACTTCAATTACCAATTGAAACACTCGTCTTAATTAGTAATCCTTCATCAACAATAAAAGTCCCGGGTAATTCTCAGCTTGTCTCTCAATTCGTTATTCGTAGTTCCAATCTGTTAAATAGGCTTTCGAAATTAGAGCAGAAAAATAATGTTGAATTACTTACAGGTAAGGAATTAAAAAAACTTTCACGCCTTCTTATAAAAAAGCACGAAAGCCTCCATTCTAACATTCTAGAGCAATATGAAATTAAAACGAATGAATTATATACAGGTGTGTTTTGTTCAATTTGTAACTACCTGCCAATAAAACGGATATACGGAAATTGGTATTGCCCAGCTTGTCGAAGCACAAACAAGGTCGATCATATACAAGCACTAAAAGAATACGCATTATTAATTAGTCCAACCATTACGAAAACAGAGATGGCAGAATTCTTACATATAGATTCATTAGCAGCAGTGAAAAGATTAATTCGTTCAATGGATCTCCCTCCTATTGGCCAAACAAAATCCCGCACATACAATCTATTAAATTTATAA
- a CDS encoding MFS transporter produces the protein MRLRDWDLNLKVRLYGEFFVNVLFWMFFPFMAIYFSDEFGKENAGLLLIVSQIFGVIANLIGGYCADHFGRKRMMVISTYGQAFSFLLFAFANSPWYESAIVSFICFTINGVFGSFYWPASQAMVADVVEEKDRNSVFAIFYTGINIAVVFGPIIGGIFFFQHRFELLLAATIVSFILGLLLQRVVRETAPMIVDNNEPIKRETWMGAIKQQVLDYKVIVQDKIFLLFIVAGVLAAQAFMQLDLLMAVYTKELVPLQTMLSLGDWKLNIGGEKAFGLIVASNGLLVALLTVFITRQADKFRERDVFITSALMYGVGIFLFGQTTWIWILLVAIVIFTLAEIMVVGIQQSFVSKLAPDHMRGQYFAAASLRFTIGRTFAPISISLTMWIGYDWTFVILALLCVASAFIYYLMYQQFEKKKSVELEKVTV, from the coding sequence ATGAGATTACGAGATTGGGATTTGAACTTAAAGGTTCGATTATACGGTGAGTTTTTTGTTAATGTACTATTTTGGATGTTTTTTCCGTTCATGGCAATTTACTTTTCAGATGAATTCGGGAAAGAAAATGCAGGATTGTTGTTAATTGTATCCCAAATCTTTGGTGTCATAGCTAATCTTATTGGTGGATACTGTGCTGACCATTTCGGCAGGAAACGAATGATGGTGATTTCTACTTATGGGCAAGCATTTTCATTTTTATTGTTTGCGTTTGCCAATTCACCATGGTATGAATCTGCGATTGTTAGTTTTATATGCTTTACCATTAACGGTGTGTTTGGTTCCTTCTACTGGCCGGCAAGTCAGGCAATGGTAGCTGACGTTGTGGAAGAGAAAGACCGAAACTCAGTTTTTGCGATTTTTTATACAGGAATTAACATTGCTGTTGTATTTGGACCGATTATCGGAGGTATATTCTTTTTCCAACATCGTTTTGAATTATTACTAGCAGCAACCATTGTCAGCTTTATTCTAGGGTTGTTACTGCAACGAGTTGTGCGCGAAACAGCACCAATGATCGTGGATAATAATGAACCGATAAAGCGTGAAACGTGGATGGGTGCAATAAAACAGCAAGTACTAGATTACAAGGTTATTGTTCAGGATAAAATTTTTCTATTGTTTATTGTAGCGGGGGTATTAGCAGCCCAAGCATTCATGCAGCTCGATTTATTAATGGCTGTGTATACGAAAGAATTAGTTCCACTTCAAACCATGCTCTCACTTGGGGATTGGAAGCTAAATATTGGGGGAGAGAAAGCCTTTGGACTTATTGTCGCGTCAAACGGTTTACTCGTAGCCTTACTCACTGTTTTTATTACAAGACAGGCTGATAAATTTCGGGAGCGAGATGTGTTTATCACATCTGCACTCATGTATGGAGTCGGCATCTTCTTATTTGGTCAAACGACATGGATTTGGATTCTACTTGTCGCAATTGTTATTTTTACATTAGCTGAGATTATGGTTGTTGGTATTCAGCAAAGCTTTGTCTCAAAGCTGGCACCTGACCATATGAGAGGCCAATACTTCGCAGCTGCCAGCCTTCGTTTTACAATCGGTCGTACCTTTGCACCGATTTCTATTTCATTAACAATGTGGATTGGCTATGACTGGACGTTTGTTATCTTGGCACTCCTGTGCGTTGCTAGTGCATTTATTTACTATCTGATGTATCAACAGTTTGAAAAGAAGAAGAGTGTAGAGTTAGAGAAAGTGACAGTTTAG
- a CDS encoding L-cystine transporter — MTVTWILINVAIMLLFIFGLYKLQQKHVSFSKRVFTALGLGIVFGLVLQWIYGATSEVITGSVDWFNIVGSGYVKLLQMIVMPLVFISIVAAFTKLKLSKNIGKISLLIIAILVGTTAVSAVVGIGATLVFDLEAVQIQAGDAETARGEDLEVRQGEVESLTLPQQVLSLLPANPFLDFTGARATSTIAVVIFAAFVGVAYLGVKRKEPEVAESFAKLIDTLNSITMRIVTLILRLTPYGVLAIMTKVTATSNYEAIAKLGKFVIASYVALGIMFLIHLLLISFAGLSPITYVKKVLPVLTFAFTSRTSAGTLPLNVKTQTEELGVPSGIANFAGSFGLTIGQNGCAGVYPAMLAIMIAPTVGINPLDPGFLFTVILIVAISSFGVAGVGGGATFAAILVLSALDLPVALAGLLISVEPLIDMGRTALNVSGSMTAGVLTSKATGELDTAVYVESKSTVGA, encoded by the coding sequence ATGACAGTTACATGGATTTTAATTAACGTAGCAATTATGCTGTTATTCATTTTCGGTTTATACAAATTGCAGCAAAAGCATGTATCGTTTTCAAAACGTGTATTTACTGCACTAGGTTTAGGGATCGTATTCGGTCTTGTCTTACAATGGATTTATGGAGCAACATCTGAAGTAATCACTGGGTCGGTTGATTGGTTTAATATCGTAGGCTCAGGATATGTAAAATTACTTCAGATGATTGTAATGCCACTTGTATTCATTTCAATTGTCGCGGCATTTACGAAACTAAAACTTTCTAAAAATATTGGGAAGATTAGCTTACTCATTATTGCAATATTAGTAGGAACGACTGCTGTATCTGCAGTAGTGGGTATTGGAGCAACATTAGTATTTGATTTAGAAGCTGTTCAGATTCAAGCAGGTGATGCTGAAACTGCTCGTGGGGAAGATTTAGAAGTACGTCAAGGTGAGGTTGAAAGCCTAACATTGCCACAACAAGTTTTATCACTACTTCCTGCAAATCCTTTCTTAGACTTTACAGGAGCAAGAGCGACATCAACAATTGCGGTAGTTATTTTTGCAGCGTTTGTAGGAGTTGCGTATCTTGGGGTTAAACGCAAGGAACCAGAAGTAGCAGAGTCATTTGCTAAATTAATTGATACATTGAATAGCATTACAATGAGAATTGTTACACTTATTTTACGCTTAACGCCATATGGTGTACTAGCAATCATGACAAAAGTAACAGCTACAAGTAACTATGAAGCCATTGCAAAGCTAGGGAAGTTTGTTATCGCTTCGTATGTAGCATTGGGAATTATGTTCTTAATTCACCTTTTATTAATATCGTTTGCTGGGTTAAGCCCGATTACGTACGTAAAAAAGGTATTACCAGTACTAACATTTGCATTCACTTCTAGAACAAGTGCAGGAACGCTGCCTCTAAATGTAAAAACACAAACAGAAGAGCTGGGAGTTCCATCAGGAATTGCTAACTTCGCAGGGTCATTTGGATTAACAATTGGTCAAAATGGTTGTGCAGGTGTATATCCAGCTATGTTAGCTATCATGATTGCACCAACTGTAGGAATTAACCCACTAGATCCTGGATTCCTATTCACAGTCATTCTTATTGTGGCCATTAGTTCATTCGGTGTAGCGGGTGTTGGTGGCGGTGCAACATTTGCAGCCATTCTCGTACTATCTGCATTAGATTTACCAGTTGCATTAGCAGGTCTATTAATCTCTGTTGAGCCACTAATTGACATGGGGCGTACAGCTCTAAATGTAAGTGGAAGTATGACAGCTGGAGTATTAACAAGTAAAGCAACAGGTGAACTTGATACAGCGGTATATGTTGAGTCAAAGTCGACTGTAGGAGCATAA